From a single Lolium rigidum isolate FL_2022 chromosome 7, APGP_CSIRO_Lrig_0.1, whole genome shotgun sequence genomic region:
- the LOC124675527 gene encoding uncharacterized protein LOC124675527 produces MCSIVMPPRRRGRARGRAHARRGRVGRNGRVEESDAEVEQSYHNDAEMSQSANSDGRGASDMTLTKWLDMKLDKFEGLGTPMDASSWLRTMEKYMDALVMTPEDRVVYVAFQLKGLADVWWEGVRKAWIPAHGALTWDLFVKQFTAKYYPASFREKMDVALRNIKQGNKTVDEYDAEFSRIVHFVDHINQNELEKARRFFEGLNSEYRHVMGANRPNDYFTVVEQARGMELQIQLTEAEAARTRGTSTGHKRSHQEGTELTKHPAFKKSKPDQQSQPTPETMSQLSSPPFQTRNQFMRPVPGQGMICFRCGQNHRARECDFSGSCNQCGKSGHMSLVCKKNPNSIIKWQPITPSLDGSSHHANQGIMSSHGSLQMMQVPPQFPPPPIGYHWQATPLPAPYAPLQLPAPPTLPPQQQHHVGDSSTLTSPGIYTRPQISHGPLDGVTGIDLFP; encoded by the coding sequence ATGTGTAGTATAGTTATGCCGCCGAGACGTAGAGGCCGAGCTCGTGGCCGAGCTCATGCAAGGCGGGGTCGTGTCGGCCGCAACGGCCGTGTGGAGGAATCAGATGCGGAGGTTGAGCAGAGTTACCACAACGATGCGGAAATGAGTCAATCTGCTAATAGTGATGGACGTGGTGCTTCAGACATGACGCTCACTAAGTGGCTGGATATGAAGTTGGACAAGTTTGAGGGATTAGGGACACCGATGGATGCTTCAAGTTGGCTTCGCACCATGGAGAAATATATGGATGCCTTGGTGATGACACCGGAAGATAGAGTCGTTTATGTAGCTTTTCAGCTGAAGGGCCTCGCGGATGTTTGGTGGGAAGGAGTCCGTAAAGCTTGGATACCAGCTCATGGAGCGCTTACATGGGACCTTTTTGTTAAGCAATTTACTGCAAAGTACTACCCAGCTTCATTCAGGGAGAAGATGGATGTTGCCCTAAGGAATATTAAGCAAGGGAACAAGACCGTGGATGAGTATGATGCCGAGTTTAGTAGGATTGTTCACTTTGTCGACCATATAAATCAAAATGAGCTTGAAAAAGCTCGGAGATTCTTCGAAGGGCTTAATTCTGAATATAGACATGTCATGGGGGCAAATCGACCAAATGACTATTTCACCGTGGTTGAGCAGGCTAGGGGGATGGAGCTACAGATTCAGCTCACCGAGGCAGAGGCAGCTCGCACTAGAGGCACAAGTACTGGGCATAAGAGGAGTCATCAAGAAGGGACTGAGCTTACTAAACATCCTGCTTTCAAGAAGTCTAAGCCAGATCAGCAATCTCAGCCAACACCTGAAACCATGTCCCAACTTTCTTCACCGCCCTTTCAAACAAGGAACCAATTTATGCGCCCTGTTCCAGGGCAGGGCATGATATGCTTCAGGTGTGGGCAAAATCACCGCGCCCGAGAATGCGACTTTTCTGGTTCTTGTAACCAATGTGGCAAGTCTGGTCACATGAGCCTCGTTTGCAAAAAGAATCCTAATTCCATCATTAAGTGGCAGCCGATCACCCCTTCTCTGGATGGTTCATCTCATCATGCAAATCAAGGGATTATGTCTTCACATGGGTCATTACAAATGATGCAAGTTCCTCCTCAGTTCCCACCTCCGCCAATAGGCTATCACTGGCAGGCAACTCCACTTCCAGCCCCATATGCTCCGCTTCAACTACCAGCTCCACCCACCTTACCTCCACAACAGCAGCATCATGTTGGCGATTCTTCTACTTTGACAAGTCCAGGAATATACACCAGGCCGCAAATTTCTCATGGTCCTTTAGACGGGGTCACAGGTATAGACCTTTTCCCATAG